TAACATCTAAGATTAGGCCAAATTGTCCAACACCATTTTCATAATAAGCTATCATAATAGCAAAATGATCGCGCTGAGCAATAAAATTAACGGTACCATCAATAGGATCTAGCACCCAAACATTGCCTTCTGCTATTGGATGTGTTACATCATTTTCTTCGGCTAAAAAATGATCTTCTGGATAAGCCTTTTTGATGGCTTGGATCATTAATTCTTGGCATTGCTTGTCCAAGCTAGTTACTAAATCAGTCTCATCTGACTTTTCTTCAATGATAAGTGCTTGAGACATACGATCCTTAATAAAAGCACCAGCCTCTCTTATTACCTCTTGTGCAAATAAAAACTTACTCTCCAAGTCTCAACCACCCTTCAGATTGCGATCTAGCAGCTTGAACAGCACGATAAATTGAATAACCACTAGCTTGTTCAAACGCCTTATCCAATCGTTTCTCCTCCCCTTTAGATGGAACGACTTGTTTAAATGCAGCGTAAGCTTCCAAAAAAGCATGGACATCAACTTTACTTTCATAGGCTTTTTCTACATGATTAAAAAAACAAAGCACTGAAGTTATTTCTTCAGTACTCCAGGATAAATCAAGTGGGTATGAATAGGTATTATTAGGCATGTTTTCCCTCAATTTCCGCTCGAATTGTAGCTTGGCGAAGTTCTTGTTTACGATAATCTCTTGGCAAAAAGGCTCTAATCTCATCTTCATTGAACCCAATTTGCATACGCTTATTATCCATAATAATGGGACGTCGTAATAAACTTGGATTTGAAGCAATTAACTCAATCAGTTGAGAAATAGACATGTCATCGACATCTATATCTAACTTTTGAAAAACTTTTGAACGGGTTGAAATAATATCTTCTGTCCCATTTTCCGTGAATGATAGGATAGACATCAATTCATCTTGAGTCAAAGGGCTTGTAATAATATTATGTTCAACATACTCGACTTCGTGCTTTTCTAACCAAGCACGCGCCTTACGACAACTCGTGCAACTCGGTGATAAAAATAAAGTAACCATATCTCGCCTCATCAATCAATCTACTTGGTTAACATTATACAAAAAATTAAAAGACTTGGCTATGGTTTTTGCCAATTTATCGCAATTTCTTGATCATTTTCAAGCTGCTGAACTAAATCATCTATGCCATTAAATTTTTCCATGTCACGAATTTTCTCTAACCAAAAAATTTCAATAGCCTCACCGTAAATATCCCCTGAAAAATCAAAAATATTAGCTTCTAAGCGTAGTTCTGTACCACCGAAAGTAATATTTTCTCCAATACTAGTCATTGATCGATAGCGTTTACCTTTGACAATAACATCTGTAACATAGACGCCATCTGCAGGAAGATGGGTCCTATCTATTGGGGCTAAATTAGCTGTAGGAAAGCCAATCGTGCGTCCTCTAGCATCTCCATGCACAACAATCCCTCGCGTCGAATAATCATACCCCAACAATTGGCCAGCATCCCTAACATTCCCTTCTTGAATCAGTTGGCGTATTAAGGTTGAACTAATTTTTCGCTGCCCATCTCTTATTTCAGGGATGACAATAACATCACCAGAAAAATTACGAGACAAATAATCAGGATTAGTTCTATTATGTCCAAAATGATAGTCAAAGCCAACAACTATACTATCTGGATTTAATTGTTTAATATAGGTATTGATAAATTCATCGGATGAAATTTTAGCAAAATCACTCGTAAAATTCGTTAGATATAGAGAGTCAACCCCATACTCTTCAAATTTTTGATAACGCTTCTCAGGATATGTGACGTGTAGAAGCAATTCTGGCGTAAAACGACTAAAAGCTAGTTTAGGAGATTCCAGAAAGGTCATTACAACGACGGTTAATTCTTTCTTCTTTGCCACTTCTTTTGCTTTATCAAATAGCGCTTTATGTCCAGTGTGAAGAGCATCAAAGTAGCCCAGGACAAGAACTGTTTTTTGTGGTTCCACAATCTCTTGATGAGATTTAATAACTGTTATTTTCATGATATTAGTACTTTTCTTGGTTTATACAAGTCTCCCCGCTTTTCTAAAATAGCGACAACCTGGTCATTATAATAAGCTGCTACTGTTTTTTTCTCATTCTCTATAGGGATAAATCTTCCATGGCGGATATCGGTCACTGCCTCTTCATCAATAACAACTTTTTCCAGATCAGAAAGTCCAAATTCAATTGGCAAAAGAAAAGAGAGGTCATTTTTAGCAACTAGCAACTCAATTTCTTCAAGTGTAACTGACTGAGACAAGTCTAAACCAGCCGAAGCTGTCCGCTGCAGCTGAGACATATGGCTAGCAAAACCCAGACGCTCCCCTAAATCTACGGATAAGGTTCTGACATATGTCCCTTTACTACAAGATACCCTAAAAGAAAAGCGAACAGTATCATCCTCATGAATTAATGAAGAAGTTCTGTAAAATTCCCCGATAGTGATCTGTCTCTCTGGACGTTCGACCACTTCACCTGCACGAGCATACTCATATAATTTTTTACCATTAACTTTTACAGCAGAAAACATAGGAGGAATCTGAGTAATCTGCCCTACAAACTCCCTCATAGCCAAATCTATATCTTCTTCTGATAAAGTAGAGCTTACTGGTGTTTTTTTTACGACTTCGCCACTAGCATCCTCTGTTGTTGTTGAATAGCCTAATGTGATTTCACCTTCGTAAACTTTACCAGATTCGGTCATAAATTCCAAAACTCGCGTCGCTTTACCAACGGCAATTGGCAAGACTCCTGTGACGTCTGGATCAAGTGTCCCTCCATGGCCAATCTTTTTTTCTTGAAGTATTTTTCGCAGTTTAAAAACAGCGTCATGACTAGTCATCCCAGCCGCTTTTTTCAAATTAATAATTCCGTTAATCATAGTAGTCATTATACCATAAAGTTAAAAAGGAGAGAAACTAAGCCACTACCATTGTTTGACATAGTCAAATTAGAAGCCTCTATCATGAGAAATCGTTAAATTTCTCTGTTAAAATCAGTATCAATAGCTCTAAAATCTTGGATTTCCTGAACGTATTCTAACACGCCTTCAAATTCTCCTTGATTATTTCTTACAGCAGCATAAGTAACATGCACAAAAATCTCCCTTTTCTCAGACTTAAACCACATCGTTACTTTTTCTCTCTGACCGGATTTTAAAATTTTTATAATCTCTTTGACCTTGTCTACCACTCTAGGAGGATGGCAAGCTTCAACGTGACGACCAATTTGACTTGGGTTTCTTTTAAAAATCATCTCTTTTTCCGAGGTATGATTGTTATGATACTGAAAAATATCATCCTTATTGACAAAAGTTATCTCCATTGGTAAATGATTGAGAATAAGGTCTGCTTGTTCAACAGATAAAAAACCATTTCCAAAAGCTTGAGAAGTATATCTATCGCCAACTGTACTAGACGGTATTTTAGGAGTAAATGAGAGAGAAAAGGTTCCTTGTTCTGTTTCAAAGACAGTAACCGTCTTGTCATCTGTTATTTCTCGAGAACTTATTGCTTCCACAGAAGGGTATTCATTTTCTTCTCCAAACGAGTTTCTAACGGGACGCCACTCTTTTAAAGGCTTAATAATCGCATAACCATATTGATCACTCTCCTTGGCTATTTGCAACCAGTCATCTTGGGTAAAGGATTCTAAAAGAATCATCAATAAAATAGATTCTTCTTTAAAAATCATTTCTTCGAATTCGCTCGCAAATAAATCAAAGCGTTCTCTAATCTCAGCTACTGTCTTAGCAGGAAAAAGATCAATGGCCTGCTTTACCTCTGAAAACAAATCTCTAATCTTATCATCAACTCCCCACATTACAACTGGAGGAGCATCATGCCCATAAGCTTCCATTATCGGGAAAAATAGCTGTTCTTTGCGAGTATAATGACGATCAAATTGTCCCAAAAGAGTCATTTGATGTCTTAACCCCTTAATCAACTGTTCAAGTATACTGCTGTCATCTAGTTTAGCCATATTATCTAAGATACGACGAATTCTAAGCAGAGCTGCACGAAGAGCCAGATTTTCCTGTTTAAAGACATAAACAGGATGCCCTTCTTGATCAGCATCAGGAACTTCAGACTCCTGAATGGCTCCTTTAAACAGATTGGCATGAACATTGCACAAAGACATAATATCTTCAAAAGTAATGCCTATCTCAGATGCCATTAATTCGTGTTCCATCATCGAAATTTCCAAAGCGGAGACACCCGTAAAATGCTGATCGAAGCGTTCCTGGACAGACTCTGCACTCGCACCTTGATGGAGGTCGAGTAAAATATCTTTTAGTATTTCAATACGATTATCAGACATACTTCACTCCTTAATCTCATAACCATTACATAACAAGGTTTCTTTAACAGCTTCTATAGAAATACCTGCCAATTTAGAACCAGCTGATATACTTGTTACCTTCGCTACTGTATTAAGCATCATGGGATTAGCTAACGGTTTAAAACCTAAGTCAATCAAAAGTGGCTTTAACTCTGGATGCTCTTTTAATACCTCTGCGACAGGAATTGTCAAATCAATACAATTAATCACTTCAACCTCTCATTAGTATTTAGATACAATTTTTATCAAAGTGCATCAAACTTACTTTTCATAGTTGGATTCTGTCGAGTAAGCTTCTTAACAGAGACATCTTCCAATTTATTATTAGCCAAACGCAGTTGATTTTCACTTGTTGTCAGGGCAGCTTTCACAGCTTCCATCCGCTTAATTGACTTATCAATCTCATCAATAGCCTTTTGAAAATTCTTACTAGCAGATTGGTAATTTTTAGAAAAAGCTGTTTTAAATACATTTAAATCTTCTTCAAAATGTGTAATATCAATGTGTTGCTCTTTAACAATAGCTAATTCTTGTTTGTATTTTAAAGAATTTAAAGCTGCATTTCTCAGTAAAGTAATAATGGGGATGAAGAACTGGGGCCGTACGACATACATTTTCGGGTATTGATAAGAGACATCAACGATACCATTGTTATAAAGTTCACTGTCCACTTCTAATAGTGATACTAAAACAGCATATTCACATTTTTTCTCACGCCGATCCTTATCCAATTCTTTAAAAAAATGTTCATTTTTCTTTTTCGACGCTGTCTGATCAGCTTCGTTTTTCATTTCAAACATTATCGAAATAATCTCAATGCCGTTTTCATCAAATTCTCGATAAATATAATCACCTTTTGATCCGGTTTTAGCGTCATTATCCTTAGAAAACTGTGCATTTGGAAAAGCTGTCATGCGTAAACGGTTAAATTCATATTCACAGTGTTGTTCTAGGCTTTCACCAATCATCTTTGTTGATTGTTTAGCTTTAAAATCTTTATAGTAAGCAATCAATTCATCTTTTTGTGCTAACTCAGTCTGATGTTGACTAAGCAAAGATTGTTTATCTAGCTCTTTTTTCTGTTCTTGTAATACGAGCTGATTAGCCATTTGATCTTTTTCTTGCTGGATGGCATGCAAGGCTTCTTGCTTTTCTTTATCTTTTTCAAGGGATATTAAATTAATTTTTGCTTGTAATTCTTGATTCTCTTTATCTTTTTCAGATATTACTTGAGCTAAAGCTAAAGCATTGTCAGCAACTACTTTATCTAATTTTTGTTGTAGCTCGCTAATATCAGCATCCTTTTGTGACACTACGGCCTGTAATTCGAGTGATTGATTTTGTTCAAAAGTTTCTATAGCATGCTTTAATCTCAAAATTTCTTGTTCTTTTTCTCCCACTTGAGTTTGCAATTCATTTTTTAGCTGCTCTTCAATAAGACGTTTTTCAGACGAAACTCTCTCTAAAAGATCATGTTCAAATTCTTTGGTTCTCACTTGTTCTAACAACTGACTATATTCAGTCTCATTGATTGTAAAAATTGTTTGACAGTGAGGGCACTTTATTTCATTCATTTCAAACTCCTTGATAAAGTATAATGCTTATTTTAGAACAGCAATATCACTTACTGGCTTTCCTATTTTGGGAATAATGTTCGCTTAACCTCATCCTCTATATATTGCCATTCTTGATTGGCTCTTTCCAATTTTCGTTGATAATCAGCCTGCCCTCTCAAATAGCGACTTATCGCATAATCTTGCTTGACTAGTGGTATCATGGGTATCGATATCCCAGCAATATCGCTCGTTGATAAATTCATAACAGACTTGCCACGATCTGTTTCCATCAATAACTTCCGACCAGTTTCTGTCTCAAAAAATAATTTCAGATAATATCCTCTGACCTTAGAAGAGGGACGGATAATTGTGAAATTAGATGAAGCTACCACTGGCTTGTTTTGTTCTTCAAAAATTGCTAATTTTAACTGAGTTCCTTTTGATGAGATCAAAAGATCACCAGACTTTAAATAGTATTTCAAAACTAATGATTCTTTTTCATCATAGGATTTTAGTTGATCATAATCAATAATACCATTTTGAACATCTACAATATTAATAACAGCAATCCTATCTCCCTCAGCCTTAGAAGGAACTGCCCTCCCTTTAAAGATAGTTGCAATGTCTTCCAAAATCAAACTATGCTGCAAATTATTCCCTCCATCCTGCAAAGATATTTTTTTAAATCTATCATTAGTATTTTAATACAAAATAACTTTTTTAACAAGTAAAAAGAGGCTAGGAAAAAATCCCTGCCTTTTTAGGTTATTTAGTTAGATAAGTAGGACGCAGTGATTGAGTAGATTTAAAGCACTGTTATGATTAGCTTTTACACCCCGACTCAACTGTGCGGAGGTGGGAGTAAAACGGTCAGGATAGACCGTTTTAGCCCGCACCTAGAAATAAAAGAGTGAGGGAAATCGAACTCTTCGAGTTACCGAATTTTGTTCCCCCTTCCTATCTCCTTATAATCCTACATTGAGATTAAAAAGATTTTTCAGTCTAGAATAAGCCAAATCATCACCTACAAAAAAGATATGATCCCCTGGCTCAAGAACTGCATATGGACTAGGTGATAACAGCAGTATTCCTTCATGCTCAATACCAACAATCGTCGCTCCCGTTTGATGCCATATATTTAAGTCACGAATAGATTCCCCCAAGTGACTTGCTGATTCTGTCAAAATAATTTCATAAGGTGTAAATGGGTATTTTCGACTAACAGACTGGCTCTGCAACAAATACTCATCAACTAAATCTGTTAGTGACTCTAGCTCATCGACTTGTTTTTTAATGTTTTCACGAATCTTATTCTTTATCATTGCAATAGAATGTGTAGATTCATAATTTTTTAAAAAATCTTCTGCTTTTTCTTTTGACAGTACGATAGCTCCGCTACCATGCTTCAAACTAACAATATGCATGTCAGCCAGAATATTTAAGCCTTTTCGTGCTGTTTCTGGTGAGACATTAAAGGTACTTGCTAATGTTGAGCGTGACTTCAGTTTTTCACCTACTTCATAGTCACCATCAGCAATCCGTTTGGCAACTGCGACAGCTACTTGTTGATACTTAGAACTTCTAACTTCTGAATTAACACTTCGCATCATTTTTTCCTCCGATTTGATTTTATCATCTTCCATCAGACTTGACAATACCGCAAAATATGTCCCCCCCATCTCGTTTACTCTAAGATGCTCTTCTGATGAATCTGAAAATAGATACAGATAATACCCTTACCCTCAGATTGTCATAATGTATGCTAAAAAGGTTAGGATTTCTCCCAACCTTCCACCATCTAAGAATCACTTAGTCAGCAACAACTACATCACTATCAACTGTAGCTGTATAAG
The sequence above is drawn from the Streptococcus pluranimalium genome and encodes:
- a CDS encoding UPF0223 family protein, with protein sequence MPNNTYSYPLDLSWSTEEITSVLCFFNHVEKAYESKVDVHAFLEAYAAFKQVVPSKGEEKRLDKAFEQASGYSIYRAVQAARSQSEGWLRLGE
- a CDS encoding Spx/MgsR family RNA polymerase-binding regulatory protein is translated as MVTLFLSPSCTSCRKARAWLEKHEVEYVEHNIITSPLTQDELMSILSFTENGTEDIISTRSKVFQKLDIDVDDMSISQLIELIASNPSLLRRPIIMDNKRMQIGFNEDEIRAFLPRDYRKQELRQATIRAEIEGKHA
- a CDS encoding bifunctional riboflavin kinase/FAD synthetase, which gives rise to MKITVIKSHQEIVEPQKTVLVLGYFDALHTGHKALFDKAKEVAKKKELTVVVMTFLESPKLAFSRFTPELLLHVTYPEKRYQKFEEYGVDSLYLTNFTSDFAKISSDEFINTYIKQLNPDSIVVGFDYHFGHNRTNPDYLSRNFSGDVIVIPEIRDGQRKISSTLIRQLIQEGNVRDAGQLLGYDYSTRGIVVHGDARGRTIGFPTANLAPIDRTHLPADGVYVTDVIVKGKRYRSMTSIGENITFGGTELRLEANIFDFSGDIYGEAIEIFWLEKIRDMEKFNGIDDLVQQLENDQEIAINWQKP
- the truB gene encoding tRNA pseudouridine(55) synthase TruB, which encodes MINGIINLKKAAGMTSHDAVFKLRKILQEKKIGHGGTLDPDVTGVLPIAVGKATRVLEFMTESGKVYEGEITLGYSTTTEDASGEVVKKTPVSSTLSEEDIDLAMREFVGQITQIPPMFSAVKVNGKKLYEYARAGEVVERPERQITIGEFYRTSSLIHEDDTVRFSFRVSCSKGTYVRTLSVDLGERLGFASHMSQLQRTASAGLDLSQSVTLEEIELLVAKNDLSFLLPIEFGLSDLEKVVIDEEAVTDIRHGRFIPIENEKKTVAAYYNDQVVAILEKRGDLYKPRKVLIS
- a CDS encoding DUF438 domain-containing protein — translated: MSDNRIEILKDILLDLHQGASAESVQERFDQHFTGVSALEISMMEHELMASEIGITFEDIMSLCNVHANLFKGAIQESEVPDADQEGHPVYVFKQENLALRAALLRIRRILDNMAKLDDSSILEQLIKGLRHQMTLLGQFDRHYTRKEQLFFPIMEAYGHDAPPVVMWGVDDKIRDLFSEVKQAIDLFPAKTVAEIRERFDLFASEFEEMIFKEESILLMILLESFTQDDWLQIAKESDQYGYAIIKPLKEWRPVRNSFGEENEYPSVEAISSREITDDKTVTVFETEQGTFSLSFTPKIPSSTVGDRYTSQAFGNGFLSVEQADLILNHLPMEITFVNKDDIFQYHNNHTSEKEMIFKRNPSQIGRHVEACHPPRVVDKVKEIIKILKSGQREKVTMWFKSEKREIFVHVTYAAVRNNQGEFEGVLEYVQEIQDFRAIDTDFNREI
- a CDS encoding DUF1858 domain-containing protein, whose translation is MINCIDLTIPVAEVLKEHPELKPLLIDLGFKPLANPMMLNTVAKVTSISAGSKLAGISIEAVKETLLCNGYEIKE
- a CDS encoding DUF2130 domain-containing protein, with the translated sequence MNEIKCPHCQTIFTINETEYSQLLEQVRTKEFEHDLLERVSSEKRLIEEQLKNELQTQVGEKEQEILRLKHAIETFEQNQSLELQAVVSQKDADISELQQKLDKVVADNALALAQVISEKDKENQELQAKINLISLEKDKEKQEALHAIQQEKDQMANQLVLQEQKKELDKQSLLSQHQTELAQKDELIAYYKDFKAKQSTKMIGESLEQHCEYEFNRLRMTAFPNAQFSKDNDAKTGSKGDYIYREFDENGIEIISIMFEMKNEADQTASKKKNEHFFKELDKDRREKKCEYAVLVSLLEVDSELYNNGIVDVSYQYPKMYVVRPQFFIPIITLLRNAALNSLKYKQELAIVKEQHIDITHFEEDLNVFKTAFSKNYQSASKNFQKAIDEIDKSIKRMEAVKAALTTSENQLRLANNKLEDVSVKKLTRQNPTMKSKFDAL
- a CDS encoding restriction endonuclease subunit S; this translates as MQHSLILEDIATIFKGRAVPSKAEGDRIAVINIVDVQNGIIDYDQLKSYDEKESLVLKYYLKSGDLLISSKGTQLKLAIFEEQNKPVVASSNFTIIRPSSKVRGYYLKLFFETETGRKLLMETDRGKSVMNLSTSDIAGISIPMIPLVKQDYAISRYLRGQADYQRKLERANQEWQYIEDEVKRTLFPK
- a CDS encoding GntR family transcriptional regulator, whose product is MRSVNSEVRSSKYQQVAVAVAKRIADGDYEVGEKLKSRSTLASTFNVSPETARKGLNILADMHIVSLKHGSGAIVLSKEKAEDFLKNYESTHSIAMIKNKIRENIKKQVDELESLTDLVDEYLLQSQSVSRKYPFTPYEIILTESASHLGESIRDLNIWHQTGATIVGIEHEGILLLSPSPYAVLEPGDHIFFVGDDLAYSRLKNLFNLNVGL